The window GAAGGCATCGAGCGGCATCGCCGGCCAGGTCCGCGCCGCTCTGCTGACCACGGTGGAGGCAGCGCGGCGCGCGGGCGGGGACGTGGAGGCCAAGACGCATGCCTTCCTCCGCTGCTTGCTGATGCCGTGAGACGGCGGAGACCATGAGCCAGTTCGGTCGTACGCGCGCCGCGGGGCTGGCGGGATGGGAACGTGCGGCCGCCGTGCTCCCGCGGCGCCCGGGCCACCTCGCGCATGCGGTACCGGCAGCAGAAGGCGACATCGTGGGCGCGGCGGTCGGACGTGGGGTCGCCCAGCTGCGGCGGCGGCAGAGACGGGACGGCGCGCTGCGCGACTTCGCCCTGCCACCGGGCCTGTCCGACGCATGGACGACCGCGCACTGCGCGTTCGTGCTGGACGGCGTGCCGCAGGCCCGAGCGGTTCGCCGGGACGCTGCCCGGTTCCTCCACGAACGCGGGTGCCGGCAAGGCGCCTGGGGATTCAACGACCGGGTGGAGGAGGACGCCGACTCCACCGCGCAGGCGCTGCTCGTCCTGGCCGAACACGGTTACGCGCTGCCGGGCGCCTGGACCGACGTGCTTCTCGGCTTTCAACTACCGGACGGCGGATTCTCCACCTTCCGGGCACCGCCGGCCGGGCCGACCACCGGATGGCAGGCACCGCATGCCGACGTCACGCTCGCCGCCCTCGCCGCCGTCCGAAGGCTGGGCCTGGATCCAGGGGGCGCAGAGCGGGCCGAGCGATTCCTCGCCCGGGCCGGCGGGGTGACAACCGCGTACTGGTGGGCCACCCCCGCGTACGCCCCGTGGGCGCACACGCGGTTCGGCATCGCGTCGGACGCGGCCGCGCAGCGGGCCCTGGACCTGCTGCCCAGCGCGTCAGGGCCGCTCGAGATCGCCCTGCTCGGCCGGGCGGCCGGGGAGATCCTGGACGCGGCGACCCGCCGCGAGGTCATCGTGCACCTGCTGGCCACCCAGCAGGCCGACGGATCGTGGCCGTGCTCGCCGTGCCTGCGGGTGACCGATCCCGCACTCCACTCGAGCAGGATCTCGGCGCCCGGTCAGATCTACCGCGGCACCCGCGGCGTGTTCTCGACAGCTCACGCAGTCGCCTGCTTGGTGCATCTCGGCGCAGTCGCCGGGAGGAATCGGCGCTCACGCTGAACCGGGCGCGACCGGCGGGGTTGCTCGGCCCGGGCCGGTCGGAACCCAGAAGCGCAGCTGGTCGTCCTGTTGGTCCTCCAGGATGCCCCCGTTGCGTTCGATGACGGTGCGCGAGCCGAGATTGGCCGGGTCACAGGTCAGCAGCACGGGATCGAGGCCCAGCGCGTGAGCCACCGGAAGGACGCTGCGAAGCATCGCGGTGGCATGGCCGCGACGCCGCGCCGACGGCGGCACGTCGTAGCCGATGTGGCCGCCCGCCCTCCGCAGGCTCGGACTGAGCCGGTGCCGGACCGCGATCCTCCCCAGGTATTGCACACCGTCGACCCACCACAGGT of the Mycobacteriales bacterium genome contains:
- a CDS encoding GNAT family N-acetyltransferase, with product MAEFRAEGRGLPGDRTMVGDEIRDFSGTWSTPEGFQRYVRELRGQASEDWPRPEGYVPCTNLWWVDGVQYLGRIAVRHRLSPSLRRAGGHIGYDVPPSARRRGHATAMLRSVLPVAHALGLDPVLLTCDPANLGSRTVIERNGGILEDQQDDQLRFWVPTGPGRATPPVAPGSA